GGCGGCGACGAGCTCGGCCAGCCGCGGGCCGACCAGGTGCCCGACCACGCTGACCACGCCGACGGCGCCGAGCGCCAGCAGCGGGAGGTTCAGCATGTCCTCGCCGGAGTAGTACGCCAGGTCGGTGCGCGCGAGGGTCCAGGCCACCGCGCCGAGGTCTCCCTTGGCGTCCTTGACCGCGACGATGTTGGGGTGCTCGGCGGCGCGGACCAGCGTCTCGACCTCGATCGGGACGACGGAGCGCGGCGGGATGTCGTAGAGCATCACCGGCAGGTCGGTGGAGTCGGCGACGGCGGTGAAGTGCCGCAGCAGCCCGGCCTGCGGGGGCTTGTTGTAGTACGGGGTGACGACCATCAGGCCGTGCACGCCCAGCCGGGCCGCGGACTGCGCCTTCTCGATCGAGTGCGCGGTGTCGTTGGTGCCGACGCCGGCCACGACGGTGGCGCGGTCGCCGACCGCGTCGAGCACGGCCTCGAGCACGGCGTGCTGCTCGCCGTCGCTGGTGGTGGGCGACTCCCCCGTCGTGCCGAAGACGACCAGGCCGTCGTGGGCCTGGCGGTCGACCAGGTGCGAGGCGAGCTCCTGCGCGCCGGCCAGGTGGATCGTGCCGTCCTCGGCGAGGGGCGTGACCATGGCCGTGAGCACGCGCCCGAACGGCCGCGCGGGGTCGGTGGTCATGCCCGGGAATCTACCGGCCCGCACCGACGCCGCTGCCGGACCGCCCGGCGCCGTCCCACCCGGCCAGCTGTTCGGCCAGGATCCCGGCCACCAGGCCGTCGTCCGTGGCCCCGCGGCGCCACTGCGCCACCCGGAACCGGAGCCCGCCGGAGGACTCCGCCCAGCCCGCCGCCGGCACCCGCGCGCCGGGCAGCCAGCCGGCGTCCAGCGGCGGGGCCCAGGTGTCCCCGGCCACGTCCGCGTCCACCTCGGTGACGACGACCTCGGTGGCGTGCGGCAGGAACGCCGCGTAGACCCCGCCCCCGCCGATCACCCAGAGGTCGCCGGTGAGCGCCAGCACGTCGGCCACCGACCGGGCGACCTGCACGCCGGCCTCGGCCGGGTCCAGCGTCGAGCTGAGGACGACGTTGCGCCGGCCCGGCAGCGGCCGGAAGCGCGGGGGCAGCGACTCCCAGGTGCGGCGGCCCATGACCACCGTGCCCCCGGTGGTGAGCGCCCGGAACAGGCGCAGGTCCTCGGGCAGGTGCCAGGGCAGCGCGCCGTCGGCACCGATGACGCCCTCGGCGGTCTGCGCCCAGACCATCCGCAGGGCGCGGTGCGGGGACGCCGGTACCGCGGTCAGACCGCCACCGCGCCGCGGATCGCCGGGTGCGGGTCGTAGCCGTGCACCGTGAAGTCGGCGTACTGGTGCTCGAACAGCGACGGCGCCGGCTCGATGGTCACCCGGGGGAAGGGCCGCACCTCGCGGCTGAGCTGCTCGCGCACCTGCGGGAGGTGGTTGGCGTAGATGTGGCAGTCGCCGCCGACCCAGATGAAGTCGCCGGGGGTGAGCCCGACCTGCTGGGCCACCATCTGGGTGAGCAGCGCGTAGCTGGCGATGTTGAACGGGACGCCGAGGAACAGGTCGGCGCTGCGCTGGTAGAGCTGGCAGGACAACCGGCCGTCGGCGACGTGGAACTGGAAGAGCGCGTGGCAGGGCGCCAGCGCCATCTCCGGCAGCGCGGCCACGTTCCAGGCCGAGACCACCATCCGCCGGGAGTCCGGGTCGGTCCGCAGCGTCTCCAGGACCTGGCTGATCTGGTCGATCGACCCGCCGTCGGGGGTGGGCCAGGAACGCCACTGGACGCCGTACACCGGCCCGAGGCTGCCGTCCTCGGCCGCCCACTCGTCCCAGATGGAGACGCCGTTCTCGGTCAGCCAGGCGGTGTTCCCCTCACCGCGGAGGAACCACAGCAGCTCGTAGGCCACCGACTTGACGTGCACCTTCTTCGTCGTCACCAGCGGGAAGGCGGTGGACAGGTCGTAGCGGAGCCGCTCGCCGAAGAGGCTGAGCGTGCCGGTCCCGGTGCGGTCGGACTTGGGGGTGCCGGTCTCCAGGACCCGGCGCAGCAGGTCCTCGTACTGGGTGTCGATCGGCGGCACCGCGTCCTGCTGGACGGCGTGCTCGTGGACGGCGACCTCGGCCATGTCGACTCCTCGTCGCGGTAGCGGGGTGGGGCGGTCGGGTGGTGCGGGCTCAGCCCTCGGCGACCAGCGGGCTCGCGGCGACCGCGGTCCCGTCGGCCAGCCGGCTGATCCGGAAGTCGTCGAAGACGTGCG
The Modestobacter versicolor genome window above contains:
- a CDS encoding thymidylate synthase, coding for MAEVAVHEHAVQQDAVPPIDTQYEDLLRRVLETGTPKSDRTGTGTLSLFGERLRYDLSTAFPLVTTKKVHVKSVAYELLWFLRGEGNTAWLTENGVSIWDEWAAEDGSLGPVYGVQWRSWPTPDGGSIDQISQVLETLRTDPDSRRMVVSAWNVAALPEMALAPCHALFQFHVADGRLSCQLYQRSADLFLGVPFNIASYALLTQMVAQQVGLTPGDFIWVGGDCHIYANHLPQVREQLSREVRPFPRVTIEPAPSLFEHQYADFTVHGYDPHPAIRGAVAV
- a CDS encoding dihydrofolate reductase, with the protein product MVWAQTAEGVIGADGALPWHLPEDLRLFRALTTGGTVVMGRRTWESLPPRFRPLPGRRNVVLSSTLDPAEAGVQVARSVADVLALTGDLWVIGGGGVYAAFLPHATEVVVTEVDADVAGDTWAPPLDAGWLPGARVPAAGWAESSGGLRFRVAQWRRGATDDGLVAGILAEQLAGWDGAGRSGSGVGAGR
- the dapA gene encoding 4-hydroxy-tetrahydrodipicolinate synthase, coding for MTTDPARPFGRVLTAMVTPLAEDGTIHLAGAQELASHLVDRQAHDGLVVFGTTGESPTTSDGEQHAVLEAVLDAVGDRATVVAGVGTNDTAHSIEKAQSAARLGVHGLMVVTPYYNKPPQAGLLRHFTAVADSTDLPVMLYDIPPRSVVPIEVETLVRAAEHPNIVAVKDAKGDLGAVAWTLARTDLAYYSGEDMLNLPLLALGAVGVVSVVGHLVGPRLAELVAAVESGDLVKARAVNESLLPVYTGVFRTQGTIMIKAALRELGLPAGPVRPPLVDATHEQLEQLRMDLAAGGVTL